One part of the Polyangiaceae bacterium genome encodes these proteins:
- a CDS encoding LysR family transcriptional regulator, whose protein sequence is MNAEPRDGVALQRLLSLNLNLFVALDALLFTASVTQAARQVGVTQPSMSHNLRQLRELLADPLLVRASHGHTLTSRAQALKAPLRAALSELERLLEREPAFNPSQSQRRFRVATSDYFQVVGLPRFLQTLSSLAPNVEVRLLPTTAASAESLLDGSVDLCAGSAEQLPRAPGIQTARLFTERFVVIERRAESTRRLSLKRYVSSPHALVTSDDGPGYVDRLLAQQGLTRRVSLRVPDYAALAGVIAETSLLATVPERYARVMAERFALTVSPPPLKLQAFDVYLAWHERYTQDTGLTWLREHISAENRATKASQ, encoded by the coding sequence ATGAATGCTGAGCCCCGCGATGGCGTCGCGTTGCAGCGCCTCTTGAGCCTGAACCTGAACCTGTTCGTGGCCCTCGACGCACTCCTCTTCACCGCCAGCGTCACTCAAGCAGCGCGCCAGGTGGGGGTCACTCAGCCCAGCATGAGCCACAACCTGCGACAGCTGCGCGAGCTACTCGCGGATCCGCTACTGGTGCGTGCTTCCCACGGCCACACGCTCACGAGTCGGGCGCAGGCGCTGAAGGCACCGCTCCGCGCGGCGCTGAGCGAACTGGAGCGGCTCTTGGAACGGGAACCGGCATTCAACCCGTCACAGAGTCAGCGTCGTTTCCGCGTTGCAACGAGCGACTACTTCCAAGTGGTTGGCTTACCGAGGTTTCTCCAAACCCTCTCATCGCTTGCGCCGAACGTGGAAGTGCGCCTGCTCCCGACTACAGCGGCCAGCGCGGAGAGCCTGCTCGACGGCAGCGTCGACCTGTGCGCTGGCAGCGCGGAGCAGCTCCCCCGTGCACCGGGAATCCAAACAGCGCGCCTGTTCACAGAGCGTTTCGTGGTGATCGAACGGCGCGCAGAGTCGACGCGTCGGCTCAGCTTGAAGCGCTATGTCAGCTCACCGCACGCCCTCGTGACATCCGACGACGGCCCCGGCTACGTGGATCGCTTGCTCGCTCAACAAGGGCTCACACGCCGGGTCTCGTTACGCGTCCCAGACTACGCCGCACTCGCTGGGGTGATCGCTGAGACATCGCTCCTGGCGACGGTGCCGGAGCGCTACGCCAGGGTGATGGCTGAGCGCTTTGCGCTGACAGTTTCCCCTCCCCCCCTGAAACTCCAAGCGTTCGATGTCTACCTTGCTTGGCACGAGCGCTACACTCAGGACACGGGCCTGACGTGGCTCCGCGAGCACATCTCCGCAGAGAACCGCGCGACAAAGGCTAGTCAGTGA
- a CDS encoding DUF420 domain-containing protein produces MSSSNSASLTQGVQQEPPATKWVVAGLTVFVCLAVVVVLYAFPGRTEPGHPGVLPTINALLNGSAAVFLGLGFYFIKAKNRVAHKRSMLTAFVLSSVFLITYLMHHAQVGSVPFQGTGAVRIIYFAFLIPHVLLATVVVPLALFTIYRGWTNRIERHRKVARWAFPIWMYVSVSGVIVYFMLYHL; encoded by the coding sequence GTGTCCAGCTCGAACTCCGCCTCCCTAACCCAGGGCGTCCAACAAGAGCCGCCCGCGACCAAGTGGGTCGTGGCTGGTCTGACCGTCTTCGTCTGCTTGGCCGTTGTGGTCGTGCTGTACGCCTTCCCAGGACGCACGGAGCCGGGGCACCCTGGAGTGCTACCGACCATCAACGCGCTCCTGAACGGCAGCGCGGCGGTGTTCTTGGGTCTGGGTTTTTATTTCATCAAGGCGAAGAACCGCGTCGCGCACAAGCGCAGCATGCTGACCGCCTTCGTGCTCTCCAGTGTGTTCCTGATCACCTACCTGATGCACCACGCCCAGGTCGGCAGCGTGCCCTTCCAGGGCACCGGTGCCGTGCGGATCATCTACTTCGCGTTCTTGATCCCTCATGTGTTGCTGGCGACGGTGGTGGTGCCGCTGGCGTTGTTCACGATCTATCGCGGCTGGACGAATCGCATCGAGCGGCATCGCAAGGTGGCGCGCTGGGCGTTCCCGAT
- a CDS encoding sigma-54-dependent Fis family transcriptional regulator: protein MDDARFPSKRIWLVDSNPHSRDGIARVLEAAGWDVALFGTLDAALETAGTLPPALACIDAETSRRADSMRRIEAALPDLTCVVLIAANEIDTAVAPSDAVHEYVEQPVNGNRLVQAVERAAERSWLRKRVRHLESTLCAEKFLAQIAGESQAMRVLSEQVGRLGESNAPVCILGESGSGKDVVARAVHAAGRQHSGALVTVSCTATPKALQAAELCGEERSSDASERLTGRFEDAQGGTLFFDEVSELSLAAQAALLGALRHRSFPACWWRRSATFYGARRLRESARPRAGGSSWPLPQGTISALDGSGPQAATAQRSQIRYSAARELLLAAAIKRRRPTDRQHLA from the coding sequence ATGGATGACGCACGCTTTCCCTCCAAGCGGATCTGGCTAGTCGACTCGAACCCTCACTCCCGCGATGGGATCGCGCGAGTGCTCGAAGCAGCCGGCTGGGACGTCGCTTTGTTCGGCACGCTGGACGCCGCATTGGAAACCGCCGGCACGTTGCCGCCAGCTCTAGCATGCATCGACGCGGAGACATCACGCCGCGCGGACAGCATGCGTCGCATCGAAGCCGCATTGCCTGATCTGACCTGCGTCGTTCTCATCGCGGCGAACGAGATCGACACGGCCGTCGCGCCCTCGGATGCCGTCCACGAGTACGTCGAACAACCGGTGAACGGAAACAGGTTGGTTCAGGCCGTCGAGCGTGCTGCAGAACGCAGCTGGCTCCGCAAGCGTGTCCGGCACCTAGAGAGCACCCTCTGCGCGGAGAAGTTTCTAGCCCAAATCGCTGGCGAGAGCCAAGCCATGCGAGTCTTGTCAGAGCAAGTAGGCCGCCTGGGCGAGAGCAACGCACCCGTGTGCATTCTGGGCGAGAGCGGCAGCGGGAAAGACGTGGTCGCGCGCGCGGTGCACGCTGCCGGGCGGCAACACAGCGGCGCCCTAGTGACCGTGAGCTGCACGGCCACGCCGAAAGCGCTCCAGGCAGCCGAGCTTTGTGGGGAAGAGCGTTCGAGTGACGCGAGTGAACGTCTCACCGGCCGCTTCGAGGACGCGCAGGGTGGCACTCTGTTCTTCGATGAGGTGAGTGAGTTGAGTCTCGCCGCCCAGGCGGCGCTGCTCGGCGCGCTTCGACACCGCTCCTTTCCAGCGTGTTGGTGGAGACGCTCCGCTACCTTTTACGGCGCGCGTCGTCTGCGCGAGTCAGCGAGACCTCGCGCTGGAGGTTCGAGCTGGCCGCTTCCACAAGGAACTATTTCAGCTCTTGATGGGTCAGGTCCTCAAGCTGCCACCGCTCAGAGATCGCAAATCCGATATTCCGCAGCTCGTGAGCTTCTTCTTGCAGCAGCTATCAAGCGACGTCGGCCGACAGATCGGCAGCATCTCGCCTGA
- a CDS encoding universal stress protein, with protein MTTKPQVLVAGIDFSLQGSKALSGALELASQRETSALHVVHVASPYEDGVRLEVPPGTENAERVDGRLIPVQEAANFTQDWVDEWLRAFAHQHGDKLPCPIKIHLAVGDPAEEIRRVAIDTAADVICVASHGRKGLRRVLLGSIAEAIVRDAPCNVIVVRDKEVPDIEPAYTPEEQKLHDAAQEHHLGSRHTYHYYDRNTMANHTKLGSIVGST; from the coding sequence ATGACGACCAAGCCTCAGGTGCTCGTAGCGGGCATCGATTTTTCGCTCCAGGGGTCCAAGGCGCTGAGCGGCGCCCTGGAGCTCGCCTCCCAGCGCGAGACCAGCGCGCTCCACGTGGTTCACGTCGCGTCCCCCTACGAGGACGGGGTACGCCTGGAGGTTCCTCCGGGAACTGAAAACGCAGAGCGCGTCGACGGGCGACTGATCCCCGTGCAAGAAGCTGCGAACTTCACCCAGGATTGGGTGGATGAGTGGCTGCGGGCGTTCGCTCATCAGCACGGAGACAAATTACCCTGTCCCATCAAGATCCATCTCGCCGTCGGTGACCCGGCGGAGGAGATCCGACGCGTCGCGATTGATACCGCTGCCGACGTGATCTGCGTCGCGAGTCACGGCCGAAAGGGCCTGCGCCGAGTGCTGCTGGGCTCAATCGCCGAGGCAATCGTGCGAGATGCACCCTGCAACGTGATCGTCGTGCGCGACAAAGAAGTGCCAGACATCGAGCCGGCCTACACCCCTGAAGAGCAAAAGCTCCACGATGCGGCGCAGGAGCATCACCTCGGCTCTCGGCACACCTATCACTACTACGATCGCAACACGATGGCGAACCACACCAAGCTCGGGAGCATCGTCGGCTCCACTTGA
- a CDS encoding BLUF domain-containing protein: MSDLFEIVYVSQASAELLPGELFQILVAARKNNTRKQITGLLLSDGACFMQILEGSEGAVDTTFNRIRTDNRHRDVRVLRRGPIDSRAFAEWAMGSVQLERFREHVEGLKPISEVASRNDEDFERVRGLIEDFRSGRYRDFVE; encoded by the coding sequence GTGAGCGACCTGTTCGAGATCGTGTACGTGAGCCAAGCCAGCGCGGAGCTGCTCCCTGGTGAGCTGTTTCAGATCTTGGTAGCGGCCCGCAAGAACAACACTCGCAAGCAGATCACCGGCCTGCTGCTCAGCGATGGCGCATGCTTCATGCAGATCCTCGAAGGCAGCGAGGGCGCCGTCGACACTACCTTCAACCGAATCCGCACGGATAATCGTCATCGCGACGTGCGTGTCCTGCGTCGCGGACCGATCGATTCTCGCGCGTTCGCGGAGTGGGCCATGGGCTCCGTACAGCTCGAGCGCTTTCGCGAACATGTGGAAGGGCTCAAGCCGATCAGCGAGGTAGCGTCCAGAAACGACGAAGACTTCGAGCGGGTTCGCGGCTTGATTGAAGACTTTCGAAGCGGCCGCTATCGCGACTTCGTCGAGTAA
- a CDS encoding M48 family metalloprotease, producing the protein MNRIPQSPNSRLQTQGLHPLQKPPGIWGRRLFYRAQTWGILALIALVSGVSGYLVLGSWGAVLLLLLVVGSFGALRVAPGDLVLRLQGGRELSYHERPELFEAVWELSRRAGLPVAPRLFLMPMPGVQAMSTGSLRRPALGITRGLLWHMEPRELFAILAHEVAHVSHGDMATLGLVQALLRVTRLSALIGFLAVVANLLAALLGMQLVPAWIVWGLLIAPALVTLLTFALSRVREFEADLGAAELSGDPAALASALLRLEALSARLAPPWLRLELPSWLRTHPDTRERVRLLAELAPTPLRAPVARRGRQSFPPGYQFRFH; encoded by the coding sequence ATGAACCGCATCCCCCAGTCCCCCAATTCGCGCCTCCAAACCCAGGGCCTGCACCCGCTGCAGAAGCCTCCCGGGATCTGGGGGCGCCGCCTATTTTACCGTGCGCAAACTTGGGGGATCCTGGCGCTCATCGCCTTGGTCAGCGGCGTTTCGGGCTATCTGGTGCTTGGCAGCTGGGGTGCCGTCTTGTTGCTGCTCCTGGTGGTCGGTAGCTTCGGTGCACTGCGCGTTGCACCGGGGGATCTGGTACTGCGGCTCCAGGGCGGCAGGGAGCTCAGCTACCACGAGCGCCCGGAGCTCTTCGAGGCGGTTTGGGAGCTGAGCCGCCGAGCGGGGCTGCCCGTCGCGCCGCGGCTGTTCTTGATGCCGATGCCTGGCGTGCAGGCGATGAGCACCGGTTCACTCCGGCGGCCGGCGCTTGGCATCACTCGAGGTTTGCTCTGGCACATGGAGCCTCGGGAGCTCTTTGCGATTTTGGCTCATGAAGTCGCCCACGTGAGCCATGGCGATATGGCGACGCTCGGCTTGGTGCAAGCGCTGCTGCGGGTGACCCGGCTCTCGGCCTTGATTGGTTTCCTCGCGGTAGTGGCGAATTTGCTCGCGGCGCTGCTCGGGATGCAGCTAGTTCCGGCTTGGATCGTGTGGGGGCTGTTGATCGCCCCGGCGCTGGTGACGCTGCTTACCTTCGCGCTCTCGCGGGTACGCGAGTTCGAGGCTGACCTGGGCGCCGCGGAGCTCTCTGGTGATCCGGCCGCGTTGGCGTCGGCCCTCCTCAGGTTGGAGGCGCTGAGTGCGCGGCTGGCGCCCCCTTGGTTGCGGCTCGAGCTCCCAAGCTGGCTACGCACGCACCCAGATACTCGAGAGCGTGTGCGCCTGCTGGCAGAGCTAGCGCCCACGCCTCTGCGAGCACCCGTCGCTCGACGTGGGCGACAGTCATTTCCTCCGGGATATCAGTTCCGGTTCCACTGA
- a CDS encoding trypsin-like serine protease: MEKRFLRTFTDADLAEPALPPYDFRGTEQGEKFKKVVKPPRPPAGKVSLIHTDGVNQVDQEWLVDEADLGALGLVAEEIGMNNASEGGAPTGISSDSHVAALSGGVDNRVWKPIGSIYPYNHRELSRMGTLDNDQCSATLVGRRVVLTAAHCVVGAGGGYVKQYTPRRNGTGSTLSNAPYGSPWGIDVIYSSQYIYEDCPAHYNSNLSVCRQLDWAIMLLDSNPWTTSNGTPGWMGYWVPGTYILSNDVLYNDGYPVCSGYPNPPSFCLTNFAYGMTTGSRAGAFISYSGSQPLDFTLGVDWSAGHSGGPVWTDYPGSNGPYVVGIAATESNSTGPYPNAARSMNSYLANIISWVRATYP; this comes from the coding sequence GTGGAGAAGCGATTCCTACGAACGTTCACCGACGCCGATCTCGCCGAGCCAGCGCTCCCACCTTATGACTTCCGTGGGACCGAGCAGGGCGAGAAATTCAAGAAGGTGGTCAAGCCTCCAAGGCCGCCCGCGGGCAAGGTGAGCCTGATCCACACGGACGGCGTAAACCAGGTGGACCAGGAGTGGTTGGTTGACGAGGCTGACCTCGGCGCCCTTGGGCTAGTCGCCGAGGAGATTGGGATGAACAACGCGTCGGAGGGAGGAGCCCCTACCGGCATCAGCTCCGACAGCCATGTCGCCGCGCTATCCGGCGGAGTCGACAATCGAGTCTGGAAGCCCATCGGCTCAATCTACCCTTACAACCACAGGGAGCTTTCCCGAATGGGAACGCTCGACAACGATCAATGTAGCGCCACGCTGGTGGGGCGACGGGTGGTGCTGACTGCCGCTCACTGTGTCGTTGGGGCCGGCGGAGGCTACGTCAAGCAATACACCCCCCGGCGAAACGGAACTGGGAGCACTCTGTCCAACGCCCCTTACGGTTCACCGTGGGGTATCGACGTGATCTACTCCTCGCAATACATCTACGAGGACTGCCCGGCACACTACAATAGCAACCTGAGCGTGTGCCGGCAGCTCGACTGGGCCATCATGCTTCTCGATAGCAACCCGTGGACGACCAGCAACGGAACTCCCGGGTGGATGGGCTACTGGGTCCCTGGAACCTACATCCTCAGCAACGACGTGCTGTACAATGACGGGTACCCTGTGTGCAGCGGATACCCGAATCCACCGAGTTTCTGTTTGACGAACTTTGCGTACGGAATGACGACTGGCTCTAGAGCAGGAGCGTTCATCAGTTACTCGGGGTCTCAGCCGCTAGACTTCACGCTTGGAGTGGACTGGTCGGCAGGCCACAGCGGAGGACCGGTCTGGACGGACTACCCGGGCAGCAACGGGCCGTACGTTGTTGGAATCGCCGCGACGGAGTCAAACTCGACCGGCCCGTATCCGAACGCTGCCAGGTCCATGAACTCGTACCTGGCGAACATCATATCTTGGGTGAGGGCCACCTACCCGTAG
- a CDS encoding right-handed parallel beta-helix repeat-containing protein, which translates to MKRSASRRLSAIFVGALSACWASAALAATYEVGPGKEYENISDAPLRSLEAGDEVLVYYRAEPYRESFGIERAGTEQSPISLRGIPGPNGELPIIDGEGSSAGPGAHNRGLVHTGPGAAYVVIENFEIRNANSDAGFPDNAASVFAPDGSHLTFRNLDIHGSGNGFFSWVNAADITVEGCFIHDNGNAGSIYEHNIYTESDGIVFQYNVILPLRPDAGGNNLKDRSQGTVVRYNWIEGGNRVLDLVEAEDGAWDHTNDPIHVFGNVLIKHADTNQSQIVHFGQDGGRPPRRLMYFYQNTVLSDRSNGATIFFVNSQTRVEAYNNVFESTGGELELLDPDQSSEATLVMGANWIQAGFRAGSNSATYEGIENLIEGSDPGLGDGYRPASGSPLIDSGDSLPQGYDTVTSEFAGQGLSRARGDSAAPDIGAFGSESMGDPSPGGFGGGGSGGGSSGGGGNGNGGTSVGGGSGGTDKTGNGGSSQAGANANGDASGVDGGCACRTTPVGSGSPHGISLMGLLGVFWLRRRVRRG; encoded by the coding sequence ATGAAACGAAGCGCGTCGCGGCGCCTTTCCGCCATCTTTGTTGGTGCACTCAGCGCATGCTGGGCAAGCGCCGCGCTTGCGGCCACCTATGAGGTAGGGCCAGGCAAGGAGTACGAGAACATCTCGGATGCACCGCTCCGCTCACTGGAAGCCGGTGACGAAGTGCTCGTCTACTACCGCGCGGAACCCTATCGGGAGAGCTTCGGCATCGAGCGCGCCGGCACTGAGCAGAGCCCGATCAGCTTGAGAGGTATACCGGGGCCAAACGGCGAGCTTCCGATCATCGACGGTGAGGGCTCGAGCGCCGGTCCCGGTGCCCACAATCGTGGACTGGTGCACACCGGCCCTGGCGCCGCATACGTGGTGATCGAGAACTTCGAGATCCGTAACGCGAACAGCGACGCCGGCTTCCCGGACAACGCGGCGAGCGTATTCGCTCCGGATGGCAGCCACCTGACGTTCCGCAACTTGGACATTCACGGCTCCGGAAACGGCTTCTTCAGCTGGGTCAATGCGGCGGACATCACGGTCGAGGGTTGCTTCATTCATGACAACGGGAACGCTGGCAGTATCTACGAGCACAACATCTACACCGAGTCCGACGGCATCGTCTTCCAGTACAACGTGATCCTACCGTTACGCCCGGATGCCGGAGGCAACAACCTCAAGGATCGCTCTCAAGGCACGGTGGTTCGCTACAACTGGATCGAAGGCGGCAACCGCGTGCTCGATCTGGTCGAAGCCGAAGACGGCGCCTGGGACCACACGAACGATCCGATCCACGTCTTCGGCAACGTGCTGATCAAGCACGCCGACACGAATCAGAGTCAGATCGTGCACTTCGGTCAAGACGGCGGCAGGCCTCCGCGACGTCTGATGTACTTCTACCAGAACACGGTGCTCTCGGATCGCAGCAACGGGGCCACGATTTTCTTCGTCAACTCGCAGACCCGCGTTGAAGCCTACAACAACGTGTTCGAGAGCACGGGAGGTGAGCTGGAGCTGCTCGACCCCGATCAGTCTTCCGAGGCGACCCTGGTGATGGGCGCGAACTGGATCCAAGCCGGGTTCCGCGCTGGTAGCAACTCCGCCACCTACGAAGGCATCGAGAACCTGATCGAAGGCAGCGACCCAGGTCTTGGTGACGGCTACCGCCCGGCTAGTGGCTCACCCCTGATCGACTCGGGCGATTCGCTGCCGCAGGGATATGACACGGTGACTAGCGAGTTCGCCGGCCAGGGCCTGTCTCGCGCCCGCGGCGACTCCGCGGCGCCCGATATCGGTGCCTTCGGTTCGGAGAGCATGGGCGACCCGAGCCCTGGCGGGTTCGGCGGAGGTGGCTCGGGAGGGGGCAGCTCCGGCGGCGGCGGGAACGGCAACGGCGGCACCAGCGTTGGAGGAGGTAGCGGTGGCACCGACAAGACCGGCAACGGTGGCTCAAGCCAAGCCGGAGCAAACGCAAACGGCGACGCGTCAGGCGTCGACGGAGGCTGCGCCTGCCGCACGACACCGGTCGGCTCGGGCTCTCCGCACGGAATCAGCCTAATGGGCCTCCTCGGGGTGTTTTGGCTGCGGCGACGGGTGCGCCGCGGCTGA
- a CDS encoding TerB family tellurite resistance protein translates to MDLDLRLKKLASGVSAREAAQAHAKSLQPAAELSSDEQTLAKEFEATLELMFLMAAVDGEISDEELEQLRGSIEAVADMHAVKGLELGSTLNQLADSLEKEGWSARMHDAARRIGTPDGRTFAFRLAAGVAFVDDHVAHAEAAAIDSLAAALELNADESQELLREVVDTLFG, encoded by the coding sequence ATGGATCTCGACCTCCGCCTGAAGAAGCTCGCCTCTGGTGTCAGTGCCCGTGAAGCCGCCCAGGCTCACGCCAAGAGCCTGCAGCCCGCCGCCGAGCTGTCGAGCGACGAGCAGACCCTCGCCAAGGAGTTCGAGGCGACCCTCGAGCTGATGTTCCTGATGGCCGCGGTGGACGGCGAGATCTCCGACGAAGAGCTCGAGCAGCTGCGCGGCTCCATCGAGGCCGTCGCCGATATGCACGCGGTAAAAGGCCTCGAGCTGGGCTCGACGCTGAATCAGCTCGCCGACTCGCTTGAGAAGGAAGGCTGGAGCGCCCGCATGCACGACGCCGCTCGGCGCATCGGCACGCCGGACGGCCGCACCTTCGCCTTCCGCCTCGCCGCCGGTGTGGCATTCGTCGACGATCACGTCGCTCACGCGGAAGCCGCCGCGATCGACTCACTCGCCGCCGCGCTGGAGCTGAACGCGGATGAGTCCCAAGAACTGCTGCGCGAGGTCGTGGATACCCTTTTCGGTTGA
- a CDS encoding baseplate J/gp47 family protein translates to MALNLDDLTTPLSRETLKKEIYDLAQTLGLKVNDFVSGSPIRTLFSVASWIFQALHTLVVDANKAAFLDTATGNGLTSRAKGVYGVERITDDYAVGAVALTNIGGGIYSWAPGDLVLKSSSSGTTYANLEAISLGALGTATANFQAQVIGSAGSASAGQIDTLVTTALGVTCSNAGALSGRDAETDEALRERCRDSLGSLSPSGPKRAIEFVCSTPSLVSDVVVNRVKVLQPNGDGICQIYVAAPDGGLSGPDVAKVQLGVDYFATAEVQTNVVHSATDRAVDVAPTVYVTSGVLSDSEWQDEVTDALDAYLNGLPIGGVTAGASNIIPWRALVGVVKQIQIADSFPVISCNLASEVDISLVETEVAVPGTYTITIVQVS, encoded by the coding sequence ATGGCTCTGAACCTGGATGACCTGACGACTCCGCTCTCGAGGGAGACCCTCAAGAAGGAGATCTATGACCTCGCCCAAACGTTGGGTTTGAAGGTCAACGACTTCGTGAGTGGGTCCCCGATTCGGACCCTGTTCTCGGTCGCCAGTTGGATCTTCCAGGCGCTCCACACGTTGGTGGTCGACGCCAACAAGGCCGCCTTCCTGGATACCGCCACGGGCAACGGACTCACGTCCAGAGCCAAGGGCGTCTATGGGGTCGAGCGGATCACCGACGACTACGCCGTTGGTGCAGTGGCCCTCACGAACATCGGGGGCGGGATCTATTCGTGGGCGCCCGGGGACCTGGTCCTAAAATCATCTTCTTCAGGGACGACGTACGCAAACCTTGAGGCCATCAGTCTTGGTGCCCTTGGGACCGCCACGGCGAACTTCCAAGCCCAAGTGATCGGTTCGGCTGGCTCCGCTTCGGCAGGGCAGATCGACACCCTGGTGACCACAGCGCTCGGGGTCACCTGCTCCAATGCAGGGGCACTCTCCGGGCGAGACGCTGAGACCGATGAGGCTTTGCGTGAGCGATGCAGGGACAGCCTTGGAAGTCTGAGCCCATCGGGCCCCAAGAGGGCCATTGAATTCGTGTGCTCCACGCCCTCGTTGGTGTCTGACGTGGTCGTCAACCGCGTGAAGGTTTTGCAGCCCAACGGTGATGGCATCTGCCAGATCTACGTGGCTGCCCCGGACGGTGGTCTCAGCGGTCCGGATGTCGCCAAGGTGCAACTCGGCGTCGACTACTTCGCTACGGCTGAGGTTCAGACGAACGTCGTCCACAGTGCCACGGACAGAGCCGTGGACGTGGCTCCGACGGTCTACGTCACGTCTGGTGTCCTGAGTGACTCCGAGTGGCAGGACGAGGTCACTGACGCTCTGGATGCGTACCTGAATGGTTTGCCCATCGGAGGAGTCACGGCTGGTGCGAGCAACATCATCCCGTGGCGTGCACTCGTGGGCGTCGTGAAGCAAATCCAGATTGCAGACAGCTTCCCGGTCATCTCCTGCAACCTGGCTAGCGAGGTCGACATTAGCCTCGTGGAAACTGAAGTGGCGGTCCCGGGGACCTACACGATCACGATTGTGCAGGTGTCGTGA